A window of Clostridium sp. 'White wine YQ' contains these coding sequences:
- a CDS encoding GyrI-like domain-containing protein, producing the protein MAENKLDYKKEFKDLYSPKIVPGLIDVPEMKFIMVDGKGNPNDKDGEYQKAVEIIYALSYTIKMSKMGSLKPEGYFEYVVPPLEGLWWREDSEMDFTEKDKFHWTSMIRQPEFVTEEVFNWACNEVKRKKPHIQVDKARFSSFKEGLCVQIMHIGSYDNEVESIKKFEEFINNNSLKNDFNLNRKHHEIYISNYLKTPAEKLKTVIRHPVAKI; encoded by the coding sequence ATGGCAGAGAATAAATTAGATTATAAAAAGGAATTCAAAGACTTATATTCACCAAAGATTGTACCAGGTTTAATAGATGTTCCAGAGATGAAATTCATAATGGTTGACGGTAAGGGAAATCCTAATGATAAAGATGGAGAATATCAAAAAGCAGTAGAAATAATATATGCCCTTTCATATACAATAAAAATGAGCAAAATGGGCAGTTTAAAACCTGAAGGATATTTTGAGTATGTAGTACCGCCGCTCGAAGGGTTATGGTGGAGAGAAGACTCAGAGATGGATTTTACTGAAAAAGATAAGTTCCATTGGACATCTATGATTAGACAACCTGAATTTGTAACTGAGGAAGTTTTTAATTGGGCTTGTAATGAAGTTAAAAGAAAGAAACCGCACATTCAAGTTGATAAAGCAAGATTTAGTTCTTTTAAAGAAGGTTTATGTGTGCAGATTATGCATATAGGATCTTATGATAATGAGGTAGAATCTATTAAAAAATTTGAAGAATTTATTAATAATAATTCACTGAAAAATGATTTTAACTTAAATAGAAAACATCATGAAATATATATATCAAATTATCTAAAAACACCAGCTGAGAAATTAAAGACAGTTATTAGACATCCCGTAGCAAAGATTTAA
- a CDS encoding 3'-5' exoribonuclease YhaM family protein — translation MTTKKKYLSEIKTGSNMKIELMVNRIIAREASRVICIMSDKTGDIKATIPNRRDDIKEGKVLEIEGIKDGTLEVKKYEFISEFDYSDFLPTVKRPIEEIMDEIELYTDEYIISPEAKALNDYFFKDEDFLDKFRRGIGGVSMHHNYIGGLAEHTLGVMQLTAMLCEKYECRRKETAVLAAKLHDIGKIYELYYDGPFKYTLRGELEGHIVIGVELIDKAISENSSIYTDDFVNRIKGCVVQHHGKLEFGSPREMKMEESYILNFADSIDATMNKISQLKEKTEPGNWSEFDRKISMKLYL, via the coding sequence ATGACTACAAAAAAGAAATATTTAAGTGAAATAAAAACTGGAAGCAATATGAAAATAGAGCTTATGGTAAATAGAATTATTGCAAGGGAAGCATCAAGGGTTATATGTATTATGTCTGATAAAACTGGCGATATTAAAGCAACAATTCCAAATAGAAGAGATGATATTAAAGAAGGCAAAGTATTAGAAATTGAAGGAATAAAAGATGGAACCTTAGAAGTCAAGAAATATGAATTCATTTCGGAATTTGACTATTCAGATTTTCTGCCAACCGTAAAAAGACCTATTGAGGAGATAATGGATGAGATTGAACTCTATACGGATGAATATATAATATCTCCAGAGGCTAAAGCTTTAAATGATTATTTTTTTAAGGATGAAGATTTTTTAGATAAGTTTAGAAGAGGAATAGGTGGAGTTTCAATGCACCATAATTATATAGGAGGGCTTGCTGAGCATACTTTAGGTGTAATGCAATTAACAGCAATGCTATGTGAAAAATATGAATGTAGAAGAAAAGAAACAGCAGTACTTGCAGCAAAACTTCATGATATTGGGAAGATATACGAATTATATTATGATGGACCATTTAAATATACTTTAAGAGGAGAATTAGAAGGTCATATTGTAATTGGTGTTGAATTAATAGATAAGGCAATAAGTGAAAATTCTTCAATATACACAGATGACTTTGTAAATAGAATAAAAGGATGCGTAGTACAACACCATGGAAAATTAGAGTTTGGCTCACCAAGAGAAATGAAAATGGAAGAATCATATATACTTAATTTTGCTGATTCCATAGATGCAACAATGAACAAAATATCACAATTAAAGGAGAAAACTGAGCCAGGTAATTGGTCAGAATTTGATAGGAAAATTTCAATGAAATTATATTTATAA
- a CDS encoding DUF503 domain-containing protein, translating into MRVLLLRITLRASWVHSLKEKRMIVKSVTQRLKNKFNISVAEIDEQDVHQTIVIGIAGVCGSSSQMDSTMENIISFIEENTDAEIINIERED; encoded by the coding sequence ATGAGAGTATTATTATTAAGAATTACACTTAGAGCATCATGGGTACATTCCCTAAAGGAAAAAAGAATGATTGTAAAGAGTGTAACTCAAAGACTTAAAAATAAATTTAATATTTCAGTTGCAGAAATAGATGAACAAGATGTACATCAAACTATTGTTATAGGGATTGCAGGTGTATGCGGTAGTTCATCTCAAATGGATTCAACAATGGAAAATATCATATCTTTTATCGAAGAAAACACAGATGCAGAAATAATAAATATCGAGAGAGAAGACTAA
- a CDS encoding N-acetylmuramoyl-L-alanine amidase family protein: MKKPIAYLIIIAMTFTFLGCSKAKEETPKKQEDTVQATQKDTTEEKVQAPIVESTNEDSKSNDNKNTEEIKNNNVEVASNKNVTQKKKVVIDPGHGIGGNKGMEKTSPDSNVMKIKDPGGAQGINSRIPEYVVAMQIALKLKTKLENSGIEVVMTKTDNNQDPGNIDRAEVGNNNNADLVIRIHCDSADDSSANGATMLVPAAVGYAKNIKDVSKKDGGIILSELIKFAGMKNRGISERSDLTGFNWSKVPVVLVEAGFMSNPNEDRLLSSGEYQDKIASGLSSGIIKALN; encoded by the coding sequence ATGAAAAAACCTATAGCTTATTTAATTATTATAGCGATGACATTTACTTTTTTAGGTTGTAGTAAGGCAAAGGAGGAGACTCCTAAAAAACAAGAAGATACTGTACAAGCAACCCAAAAGGATACAACTGAAGAAAAGGTACAAGCACCTATAGTTGAAAGTACTAATGAAGATAGTAAAAGTAATGATAATAAAAATACCGAAGAAATTAAAAATAATAATGTTGAGGTAGCCAGCAATAAAAATGTAACTCAAAAGAAAAAAGTGGTTATTGACCCCGGACACGGAATAGGTGGAAATAAAGGAATGGAGAAGACATCTCCTGATTCAAATGTGATGAAAATTAAGGATCCTGGGGGAGCACAAGGAATAAATTCTAGAATCCCAGAGTATGTAGTTGCAATGCAGATTGCGTTAAAGTTAAAGACAAAATTAGAGAATAGTGGAATAGAAGTTGTTATGACTAAAACTGACAATAACCAAGATCCAGGAAATATAGATAGAGCAGAAGTTGGAAATAATAATAATGCAGATTTAGTAATAAGAATACATTGCGATTCAGCAGATGATTCTAGTGCAAATGGTGCTACAATGCTTGTACCTGCAGCAGTGGGATATGCAAAAAATATTAAAGATGTGAGTAAAAAAGATGGCGGGATAATACTAAGTGAACTAATAAAATTTGCGGGAATGAAGAATAGAGGTATATCTGAAAGAAGTGACCTTACAGGATTTAATTGGTCAAAAGTACCAGTTGTTTTAGTTGAAGCTGGATTTATGTCAAATCCTAATGAAGATAGATTGCTTAGTAGTGGTGAATATCAGGACAAAATAGCATCAGGATTATCTAGCGGGATTATAAAAGCTTTAAATTAG
- a CDS encoding PadR family transcriptional regulator, translating to MDESQLLKGILEGNVLSIISRGETYGYEILLVLNKYGFKDIYEGTLYPILTRMEKKGIISCNIRKSPLGPKRKYYTITSLGERYYEDFIKVFNDITFKTNEIINAENL from the coding sequence ATGGATGAGTCACAATTACTAAAAGGAATATTAGAAGGTAATGTCCTTAGTATTATTTCAAGAGGAGAAACCTATGGGTACGAGATATTACTAGTTCTCAATAAATATGGATTTAAGGATATATATGAAGGTACATTATATCCAATATTAACTAGAATGGAGAAAAAGGGTATTATAAGCTGCAATATTAGGAAATCACCTTTAGGACCTAAGAGAAAGTATTATACAATTACAAGTTTAGGCGAAAGGTATTATGAAGATTTTATAAAAGTATTCAATGATATAACTTTTAAAACAAATGAAATTATTAATGCAGAGAATTTGTAA
- a CDS encoding DUF1048 domain-containing protein: protein MKSDKNNISDIDNYKDYINQLENEYKIQFNKVEAYINISSKLKYQEKNSCLLQVMDSFLSAQEVGKNVLEITGDNLKSYCDNMIYGESIYIYKVSRICSTLLSSVYFVAFVHLFISFCNRIFNRENTSIFSEMRFGLGEIVLMLGIIISPILTDLITKKFFENPKLCKRIGNLVSFLMILIPITVYTFINETFDIYGVIITFNNSILILLYLTLINFVVWSITRITNNEKLESRKEKYIEFLSKDYNKYINKCNNKNRNPLDWNSYLIKKKKQNSIYTKLYLIYGIIFLILSLLIGKAMIEAGKLDFLGIIFITFISLLFVIMFGVVMEGINRNKMFSEFE, encoded by the coding sequence GTGAAAAGTGATAAAAATAATATTAGTGATATTGATAATTATAAAGACTATATCAATCAATTAGAAAATGAATATAAAATTCAATTTAATAAAGTTGAGGCATATATAAATATATCATCAAAATTAAAATATCAAGAAAAGAACAGTTGTTTATTACAAGTGATGGATAGTTTCTTATCAGCTCAAGAAGTAGGAAAGAATGTACTTGAAATAACAGGAGATAACTTGAAAAGTTACTGTGATAATATGATTTATGGAGAAAGTATTTATATCTACAAGGTTTCAAGAATATGTTCAACATTACTAAGCTCAGTTTACTTTGTTGCGTTTGTTCATTTATTTATAAGCTTTTGTAATAGAATATTCAATCGTGAAAATACAAGTATCTTTTCCGAAATGCGTTTTGGCTTAGGAGAAATAGTATTAATGCTAGGAATAATAATTTCACCAATACTTACTGATTTAATAACAAAAAAGTTTTTTGAAAATCCTAAGCTTTGTAAAAGAATTGGTAATTTGGTATCTTTCCTTATGATACTTATACCTATTACAGTGTACACATTTATTAATGAAACTTTTGATATCTATGGAGTAATAATAACTTTTAATAATTCAATATTGATACTCTTATATTTAACACTAATAAATTTTGTTGTATGGTCAATTACTCGTATAACTAATAACGAAAAATTAGAAAGTAGAAAAGAGAAATATATAGAATTCTTAAGTAAAGATTATAATAAATATATAAATAAATGTAATAATAAAAACAGAAATCCGTTAGATTGGAATAGCTATTTAATAAAAAAGAAAAAGCAAAATTCAATTTATACTAAACTTTATCTTATATATGGTATTATATTTTTGATTCTTTCTCTATTGATAGGGAAAGCAATGATTGAAGCAGGAAAGTTGGATTTCTTAGGTATAATTTTTATAACTTTTATTTCTCTATTATTTGTTATTATGTTTGGAGTAGTAATGGAGGGAATTAATAGAAATAAAATGTTTTCTGAATTTGAATAG
- a CDS encoding L,D-transpeptidase, protein MKKKVVMFLIIICALGIGYKFTKNSEINSKKSKDTVEYLKELTGNGNINTNKDVNESFSSSEEEITEETTQVNKEIKNESLNNQSTNKSNILGESQKDMSNISSQGKKNSFPTDDPIRAIPNNGHYTVKVKINEQKIYVYNGTTLIRAMSCSTGIEERNYDTPLGHYKINGYFGQSFFSNKYNEGARYWVGFIGSQYLFHSVPTGANGQIITSEAEKIGKKASHGCIRMSVNDAYWFYETIPQGSDVVIEN, encoded by the coding sequence ATGAAAAAGAAAGTAGTTATGTTTCTTATAATTATATGTGCATTAGGAATTGGCTATAAGTTCACAAAAAATTCTGAAATAAATAGTAAAAAAAGCAAGGATACTGTAGAATATTTAAAAGAATTAACAGGGAATGGTAATATAAATACTAATAAGGACGTTAATGAATCATTTAGCTCATCAGAAGAAGAAATTACAGAAGAAACAACTCAGGTCAATAAAGAAATAAAAAATGAATCGCTTAATAATCAATCTACAAATAAAAGCAACATATTAGGAGAAAGTCAAAAAGATATGTCAAATATAAGTTCTCAAGGCAAAAAAAATAGTTTTCCAACTGATGACCCAATAAGAGCAATTCCCAACAATGGGCACTATACTGTAAAAGTAAAAATAAATGAACAAAAAATATATGTGTATAATGGAACGACTCTTATAAGAGCAATGTCATGTTCTACAGGTATAGAAGAAAGAAATTACGATACACCTTTAGGTCACTATAAAATAAATGGTTATTTTGGTCAATCATTCTTTAGCAATAAATATAATGAAGGGGCAAGGTATTGGGTAGGCTTTATTGGTTCACAATATTTATTTCATTCTGTGCCAACAGGAGCAAATGGTCAGATTATTACTTCGGAAGCGGAGAAAATCGGGAAAAAAGCTTCTCATGGTTGCATAAGAATGTCTGTTAATGATGCTTACTGGTTTTATGAGACTATTCCACAAGGTTCTGATGTAGTTATAGAAAATTAA